In one Xyrauchen texanus isolate HMW12.3.18 chromosome 18, RBS_HiC_50CHRs, whole genome shotgun sequence genomic region, the following are encoded:
- the LOC127659270 gene encoding NADP-dependent malic enzyme, mitochondrial-like, producing the protein MNSLSRKSVLSLCRVFSYAQSADLIGAVRVCHSGVSSKGSVFTKKRGYDITRNPHLNKGMAFTLEERLQLGIHGLLPPCFLSQDVQVLRVMKSYEIRSNPLDKYILLMTLQDRNEKLFYRVLTSDIEEFMPIVYTPTVGLACQQYGLAFRRPRGLFITIHDKGHIATMLNSWSEKNIKAIVVTDGERILGLGDLGSYGMGIPVGKLALYTACGGVPPQQCLPVLLDVGTDNQTLLDDPLYIGLKHKRVRGKEYDDLIDEFMQAVTDKYGMNCLIQFEDFANSNAFRILNKYRNRYCTFNDDIQGTASVAVAGVLAALKITKNKLSDHKFVFQGAGEAALGIAHLLIMAMAKEGVSHAEAVKRIWMVDSKGLIVKGRSHLNHEKEEFAQEHPHIKTLEEVVEIVKPTAIIGVAAIAGAFTEKIIKNMATFNERPVIFALSNPTSKAECTAEQCYQLTEGRGIFASGSPFKKVTLADGRTFYPGQGNNAYVFPGVALGVIACGVRHISDDIFLTTAEAIANMVTEENLAEGRLYPPLNTIREVSFKIAVKIVDHAYKQGIASLYPEPKDKEAFVLSHVYNSDYDSFTMDSYSWPKEAMKLQNV; encoded by the exons ATGAACTCTCTCTCAAGAAAGAGTGTGCTGTCACTGTGCAGGGTTTTCTCCTATGCCCAGTCTGCTGATCTCATAGGGGCAGTGAGGGTCTGTCATTCAGGTGTGAGCTCCAAGGGCTCTGTCTTCACCAAAAAGCGTGGTTATGACATCACCAGGAACCCTCACTTAAACAAG GGCATGGCGTTCACCCTTGAGGAGAGATTACAGCTGGGGATACACGGCCTGCTCCCTCCATGTTTCCTCTCTCAGGATGTCCAAGTACTTCGTGTCATGAAGAGTTACGAGATACGCAGTAACCCTCTTGACAA ATACATATTGCTGATGACACTCCAAGACAGGAATGAAAAACTTTTCTATCGTGTGTTGACCTCTGACATTGAGGAATTCATGCCTATTGTTTACACTCCTACTGTGGGCCTGGCCTGCCAACAGTATGGCCTTGCATTCAGAAGACCAAG aggACTGTTTATCACTATCCATGACAAGGGCCATATCGCCACCATGCTAAACTCCTGGTCGGAGAAAAACATAAAG GCCATTGTGGtgactgatggagagagaattCTGGGATTAGGAGACCTGGGGAGTTATGGCATGGGGATCCCAGTGGGCAAGCTGGCTCTCTATACAGCATGTGGAGGAGTGCCACCCCAGCAGTGCCTGCCTGTGCTGCTAGATGTGGGCACTGATAATCAG ACACTCTTGGATGACCCCTTGTACATCGGCTTAAAGCACAAAAGAGTCAGGGGCAAAGAATATGATGACCTCATAGATGAGTTCATGCAAGCTGTCACAGACAa GTACGGGATGAATTGTCTCATCCAGTTTGAAGATTTTGCCAACAGCAATGCCTTTCGTATTCTCAATAAATACCGCAACCGTTATTGTACTTTTAATGATGATATCCAAG GCACAGCTTCAGTTGCCGTTGCTGGGGTCCTTGCTGCTCTGAAGATCACAAAGAATAAACTCTCTGACCACAAGTTTGTATTTCAGGGAGCGGGAGAG GCTGCCTTGGGAATTGCTCACTTACTGATCATGGCAATGGCCAAGGAGGGTGTATCTCATGCTGAGGCCGTTAAGAGGATTTGGATGGTGGATTCCAAAGGCCTGATTGTGAAG GGCAGAAGCCATCTGAACCATGAGAAGGAGGAATTTGCCCAAGAGCATCCACACATAAAGACTCTGGAGGAAGTAGTGGAAATTGTCAAGCCCACAGCTATCATTG GTGTGGCTGCAATTGCAGGTGCCTTCACTGAAAAGATCATCAAGAACATGGCCACTTTCAATGAACGACCTGTCATTTTTGCCCTCAGCAACCCCACAAGCAAAGCTGAATGCACAGCAGAGCAATGCTACCAGCTCACTGAG ggaAGGGGCATATTTGCCAGCGGAAGCCCCTTTAAAAAAGTGACTTTGGCAGATGGACGCACCTTCTATCCTGGCCAGGGAAACAATGCCTATGTGTTCCCTGGAGTGGCGTTGGGAGTCATCGCCTGTGGTGTGCGCCACATCTCTGATGATATTTTCCTTACCACAGCAGAG GCGATAGCCAACATGGTTACAGAGGAGAATCTGGCTGAGGGTAGACTGTACCCCCCTCTGAACACCATCAGAGAAGTGTCCTTCAAAATTGCTGTTAAG ATTGTGGACCATGCCTACAAACAGGGCATTGCCTCCTTGTACCCTGAACCCAAAGATAAAGAGGCATTTGTTTTGTCCCATGTCTACAACTCTGACTACGACTCTTTTACCATGGATTCATACAGCTGGCCAAAAGAAGCCATGAAGCTTCAGAATGTGTAG